Proteins co-encoded in one Dehalogenimonas sp. WBC-2 genomic window:
- a CDS encoding aspartate aminotransferase has protein sequence MSIETRVERSLTSQRVKAIKPSGIRKFFDLLAGMEGAISLGVGEPDFATPWHIREAAIYALEHGRTMYTSNAGSPELRHEIARYLGDTHDLDYDWNGELLVTVGVSEALDLAARAILDPGDEVLLPDPCYVSYSSCVTLAGGVPVPVPTYEEQSFELNPNDVARYITPKTKAILLGFPANPTGAVMPTAKLAEIAVLAQRHNLTVISDEIYNRLTYGVTVPSFASLPGMKERTILLNGVSKCYSMTGWRIGYAAGPREIIAAMTKIHQYTMLCASSMGQAAAIEALKNGEEDIQAMVDDYNRRRMVMVSGFNSLGLSCFEPRGAFYAFPSIKNTGLSSDEFAERLLKQEKVAAVPGTAFGEQGEGYLRCCYATSLSQIEEALERINRFLKGL, from the coding sequence ATGTCTATTGAAACCAGAGTCGAGCGTTCGCTCACCTCGCAGCGGGTCAAAGCTATAAAGCCTTCCGGCATCAGGAAGTTCTTCGACCTTTTGGCTGGCATGGAAGGCGCTATCTCGCTGGGTGTCGGCGAGCCGGACTTCGCCACGCCGTGGCACATCCGTGAAGCGGCTATATATGCACTGGAACACGGCCGCACCATGTATACTTCAAACGCCGGTTCGCCGGAATTGCGACATGAGATCGCCCGCTACCTTGGCGATACCCATGATCTGGACTACGACTGGAATGGTGAGTTACTGGTCACTGTCGGCGTCAGTGAGGCTTTAGACTTGGCCGCCCGCGCTATCCTTGACCCCGGCGATGAAGTCCTGCTGCCTGATCCCTGCTACGTCTCCTACTCCTCCTGCGTCACCCTGGCCGGCGGTGTGCCGGTACCCGTTCCGACTTATGAGGAACAATCATTTGAACTCAATCCCAACGACGTCGCCCGTTACATCACACCGAAAACTAAGGCGATCCTGTTGGGCTTTCCCGCCAACCCCACCGGCGCCGTCATGCCCACCGCTAAACTTGCCGAAATCGCCGTTTTGGCCCAGCGCCATAACCTGACCGTCATTTCTGATGAGATCTACAACCGCCTGACTTACGGTGTCACTGTGCCGTCTTTCGCCAGTCTGCCCGGTATGAAGGAGCGCACCATCCTCTTGAATGGTGTCTCCAAGTGCTATTCCATGACTGGCTGGCGCATCGGTTACGCCGCCGGCCCGCGAGAGATCATCGCCGCCATGACCAAGATCCACCAGTACACCATGCTCTGTGCCTCATCCATGGGCCAGGCGGCCGCTATTGAGGCACTCAAGAACGGTGAAGAAGACATTCAAGCTATGGTGGACGACTACAACCGCCGCCGCATGGTCATGGTTTCCGGTTTTAACTCCCTCGGCCTATCCTGTTTTGAACCGCGTGGCGCTTTCTATGCTTTCCCATCAATAAAAAACACCGGGCTGTCCTCTGATGAATTCGCCGAACGTCTCCTCAAGCAGGAGAAAGTGGCCGCCGTCCCCGGCACCGCCTTCGGTGAGCAGGGTGAGGGTTACCTCCGCTGCTGCTACGCCACTTCCCTGTCTCAGATTGAAGAAGCCCTGGAGCGCATCAACCGCTTCCTTAAAGGTTTGTAG
- a CDS encoding transcriptional regulator AsnC family has product MLKQEILKILEGDARTTPEQIARMTGANIDEIKQIICDAETDRTIVRYKTVINWEKVSNERVEAIIEVKVVPQRDTGFDAIAERIYRFPEARTVYLMSGTYDLAVLVTGKTMHQVADFVSQKLSQIDGVQGTTTHFMLKRYKEDGAVLAGAEEIPRQQLVL; this is encoded by the coding sequence ATGCTTAAACAAGAAATCCTCAAAATTCTGGAAGGCGATGCCCGCACCACCCCCGAACAGATTGCCCGCATGACCGGTGCTAATATCGACGAGATCAAACAGATCATCTGTGACGCCGAAACCGATCGCACCATCGTCCGCTACAAAACGGTCATCAACTGGGAAAAAGTCTCCAATGAACGGGTTGAGGCGATAATTGAAGTCAAGGTTGTGCCGCAGCGTGACACCGGTTTTGATGCCATCGCTGAACGCATCTACCGTTTCCCCGAGGCCCGTACCGTTTACCTTATGTCCGGCACCTACGATCTGGCGGTGTTAGTGACCGGTAAAACAATGCACCAGGTGGCAGATTTCGTATCTCAGAAACTGTCCCAGATAGACGGCGTCCAGGGCACAACCACTCACTTCATGCTCAAGCGTTACAAGGAAGATGGCGCTGTGCTGGCTGGTGCTGAAGAGATTCCGCGGCAACAATTAGTCCTCTAG
- a CDS encoding rubredoxin, producing MKDPKPDPQTIEKHYQKLNTEAENGGYHLNPDMEFTKSLVEGLLVNTGRYGYQACPCRLASGVKAEDLDIICPCDYRDPDISQYGACFCSLYVNTPILQGKEKLQPVPERRGQEMPEPKEKAPVSGVTIQFSQPVWRCKVCGYLCARSEPPDICPICKAPKERFERFA from the coding sequence GTGAAAGACCCCAAACCTGATCCTCAGACAATAGAAAAACATTATCAGAAGCTAAACACCGAGGCTGAGAACGGCGGTTATCATCTGAATCCGGATATGGAATTCACTAAATCGCTGGTCGAGGGGCTCTTGGTCAATACCGGCCGGTACGGCTACCAGGCCTGCCCGTGCCGTCTGGCCTCCGGCGTAAAAGCCGAAGACCTGGACATCATCTGCCCTTGTGACTATCGCGACCCGGATATAAGCCAATACGGTGCCTGTTTCTGCAGTCTTTACGTCAACACACCGATACTCCAAGGCAAAGAAAAACTGCAACCGGTGCCGGAAAGAAGAGGCCAGGAAATGCCAGAACCCAAGGAAAAAGCCCCGGTGAGCGGGGTCACCATTCAATTTTCCCAACCGGTGTGGCGCTGCAAGGTCTGCGGCTACCTCTGCGCCCGGTCTGAACCGCCGGATATCTGTCCTATCTGCAAGGCCCCAAAAGAGAGGTTTGAACGTTTCGCCTAA
- a CDS encoding glutaredoxin family protein, with product MTRIKVEGSHKGDVMLFALSTCVWCGKTKKLLDELGVEYTYEYVDLLEGAQREAVVKELKKWNPASSFPTMVINGEKYIVGFKEDEIRKALK from the coding sequence ATGACACGTATCAAAGTTGAAGGCAGCCATAAAGGCGACGTCATGCTGTTTGCCCTTTCCACCTGTGTCTGGTGCGGCAAAACTAAGAAACTGCTTGATGAACTGGGTGTGGAGTACACCTACGAGTATGTTGACCTTTTAGAAGGTGCCCAACGGGAAGCAGTTGTCAAGGAACTGAAAAAATGGAACCCGGCTTCTTCCTTCCCGACCATGGTCATCAACGGCGAGAAATACATCGTTGGTTTCAAGGAAGATGAGATTCGAAAGGCTCTCAAGTGA
- a CDS encoding nucleotidyltransferase: protein MRTLTVKDLKSRLLPVLKQHNVARAAVFGSVATGTATETSDLDILVEFQGEKNLLDLVSLKIDLEEKVHRKVNVVTYRSLNPLIRDKVLSEEMRIF, encoded by the coding sequence ATGAGAACCTTAACCGTCAAGGACTTGAAATCAAGACTTTTGCCCGTTCTAAAACAGCATAACGTCGCCCGTGCAGCTGTTTTCGGTTCGGTGGCCACCGGCACCGCAACTGAAACCAGCGATCTGGATATACTGGTAGAGTTCCAGGGTGAAAAAAATCTTCTGGACCTTGTATCACTCAAGATTGACCTTGAAGAAAAGGTACACCGCAAAGTGAATGTTGTAACCTATAGGTCTCTCAATCCCCTGATCCGGGATAAGGTGCTCTCCGAGGAAATGAGAATATTTTGA
- a CDS encoding SecA ATPase RNA helicase (protein export cytoplasm protein SecA ATPase RNA helicase): MFKWFGNLVDSNEKEIKKLEPLVKMANDLEPEFLKLSDDELKAKTAEFRTQVAANYAELADDIEGLKSRLAVTVGTDERNKLKDKIIILENSCFEDIMPAAFAAVREASRRTLGLRHYDVQLMGGSVLHDGKIAEMKTGEGKTLVATLTLYLNSLLGQGAHLVTQNDYLARRDAYWMGPVYHALGVTVASIYPMQTPDEYQPSRLYDPTYDSGKDNDPWKHYRPVSRKEAYAADITYGTSAEFGFDYLRDNMVMDLEKASQRPGGPYFAIVDEVDNLLIDEARTPLIISAPYEYVNKLTQGLLEELKDVGEDVYKQVARIAKSFNSHGYEIKEKERDVILNEEGYEKVEKEIFSLKEWYSKKAGNEKKKDPLEGKSVEQIIEHEFRNALRAKEIYNINRDYVIENGEVVIVDTFTGRKLLGRRYSEGLHQAIEAKESLSGKLKVQEKTATIASITIQNYFRMYDKLSGMTGTALTEAEEFARIYKLEVIAVPTNRPNVRQDQGDHIYKDISSKFKAVIREVEEMRALGRPVLLGTVSIENSDVISDMLKRKGIAHEVLNAKKHEREAAIVAEAGKPGAVTVATNMAGRGVDIILGGRLEGYEPLGDLKEHLSSELTAAPVDRDSLSEFEKGVAREEAEIVRLQGRINTLRLEYIQQIKDNPDAWSETAASDPDNVLTEIEKLEKELKAQGQHYLAAYAGWVSDISKQLPESPKKLECRIDTGRCQQVIDKERKRFNAWLQNYVTVVKAGGLHVIGTERHEARRIDNQLRGRSGRQGDPGSSRFFVSLEDDIMRRFGGEMVRGLMDRFGFDENTPIENSLISKSIENAQKRVEGYNFDIRKNLVEYDDVVNKHREIIYGERKKILSGADLKSNIINMIHETIDSIISERLSGLDYQDWDIDGLLTDLGAFMPQPADFTAEHISRLSSEEVGEHLKTAAEALYDQKEQEITAPVMRQIERHLMLRVMDTLWIEHLTFVEHLRLEAGWQTLRQVKAVDAYKNEGFRAFQELLDGIKHDVVHAVFKVQVVKQSPGAAAPQRIQARQAPLAVAAAPVPVAAKAASSPMQAVAAPANVSHAAKDAEGHKVGRNDPCPCGSGKKHKKCCGT, translated from the coding sequence ATGTTCAAATGGTTTGGTAACCTGGTTGATTCCAATGAAAAAGAGATTAAAAAACTGGAACCGTTGGTCAAAATGGCCAATGACCTTGAACCAGAATTTTTGAAGCTGTCCGACGATGAACTTAAGGCCAAAACCGCTGAATTCAGAACCCAAGTCGCCGCAAACTACGCGGAGCTCGCCGACGATATTGAAGGCTTGAAAAGTCGTCTCGCCGTAACCGTCGGCACCGACGAACGCAATAAACTCAAAGACAAGATCATCATCCTTGAGAATTCATGCTTCGAGGATATCATGCCCGCCGCCTTCGCCGCTGTGCGGGAGGCTTCACGTCGCACCCTGGGTCTGCGCCATTACGACGTTCAGTTAATGGGTGGTTCCGTTCTGCACGACGGCAAGATCGCTGAAATGAAGACCGGTGAAGGCAAGACGCTGGTGGCCACTCTGACTCTCTACCTCAATTCGCTCCTTGGCCAGGGTGCTCACCTGGTTACTCAGAATGATTATCTCGCCCGCCGCGACGCCTACTGGATGGGACCGGTATATCACGCCCTCGGCGTCACCGTCGCTTCCATCTATCCCATGCAGACTCCGGACGAGTACCAGCCGTCGCGTTTGTACGATCCAACTTACGATTCCGGCAAGGACAATGACCCATGGAAGCACTACCGGCCGGTGTCCCGCAAAGAGGCCTATGCTGCTGACATCACCTACGGTACCTCTGCCGAGTTCGGTTTTGATTACCTCCGCGACAACATGGTGATGGACCTGGAAAAGGCCAGTCAGCGCCCCGGCGGACCGTATTTCGCTATCGTGGATGAGGTGGACAATCTCCTCATTGATGAGGCGCGCACCCCCCTCATCATTAGTGCCCCTTACGAATATGTGAATAAACTCACTCAAGGTCTTCTCGAAGAACTCAAAGATGTTGGTGAAGATGTTTACAAGCAAGTCGCGAGAATAGCGAAATCGTTCAATAGCCACGGTTATGAAATCAAAGAAAAAGAACGCGATGTAATCCTTAATGAAGAGGGTTATGAAAAAGTTGAGAAGGAAATTTTCTCTCTAAAGGAATGGTATTCTAAAAAAGCCGGAAATGAAAAAAAGAAGGACCCCTTAGAAGGCAAATCCGTTGAGCAAATAATAGAACATGAATTTAGAAATGCACTTCGTGCAAAAGAAATCTACAATATTAATCGGGACTATGTTATTGAAAACGGTGAGGTAGTAATTGTTGACACATTCACCGGTCGGAAACTTCTAGGCAGGCGATATTCTGAAGGACTACATCAGGCAATCGAAGCAAAAGAATCCCTTTCGGGAAAGTTGAAAGTCCAGGAGAAAACCGCGACTATCGCCTCCATCACCATCCAGAACTACTTCCGCATGTATGACAAACTGTCCGGCATGACCGGCACCGCCCTGACCGAAGCTGAGGAGTTCGCCCGTATCTACAAGCTGGAAGTGATTGCTGTACCCACGAACCGTCCCAATGTTCGTCAGGATCAGGGCGATCATATTTACAAGGATATTTCGTCCAAATTTAAGGCTGTCATCCGTGAAGTGGAGGAGATGCGCGCCCTCGGCCGTCCGGTGCTCCTGGGCACGGTGTCCATTGAGAACTCTGACGTCATCTCCGATATGCTGAAAAGGAAAGGCATCGCCCACGAGGTACTCAATGCCAAAAAGCATGAACGTGAAGCCGCCATCGTCGCCGAAGCCGGCAAACCCGGTGCCGTCACTGTGGCCACCAACATGGCTGGCCGCGGCGTCGACATCATCCTCGGCGGTAGGCTGGAAGGTTACGAGCCGCTTGGCGATCTTAAAGAGCATCTGTCGTCAGAACTGACCGCCGCTCCGGTTGACCGTGACAGCTTATCCGAATTTGAAAAAGGCGTCGCCCGTGAAGAAGCCGAGATCGTCCGTCTCCAGGGACGTATCAACACTCTGCGCCTGGAATACATCCAGCAGATCAAGGACAACCCTGACGCCTGGTCGGAAACCGCTGCCAGCGACCCTGACAACGTCCTGACCGAGATCGAAAAGCTGGAAAAAGAACTCAAGGCGCAGGGGCAGCATTATCTGGCTGCCTATGCTGGCTGGGTATCCGATATTTCAAAACAGTTGCCCGAAAGCCCCAAAAAACTTGAATGCCGCATCGATACCGGCCGTTGCCAGCAGGTCATTGATAAGGAGCGCAAACGCTTCAACGCTTGGCTCCAAAACTATGTTACCGTGGTCAAGGCTGGCGGCCTGCACGTCATCGGCACTGAGCGCCATGAAGCCCGCCGCATCGACAACCAGCTTCGAGGTCGCTCCGGACGACAGGGAGACCCTGGCTCGTCGCGCTTCTTCGTGTCGCTGGAAGATGACATCATGCGCCGTTTCGGCGGTGAGATGGTGCGCGGCCTCATGGATCGCTTCGGTTTCGACGAGAACACCCCGATAGAGAACTCCCTTATTTCCAAATCAATAGAGAACGCCCAGAAACGTGTAGAAGGCTACAACTTCGACATCCGCAAGAATCTGGTCGAGTATGATGACGTGGTCAACAAGCACCGTGAGATCATCTACGGCGAGCGTAAGAAGATACTGTCCGGTGCCGACCTGAAATCAAATATCATCAACATGATCCATGAGACTATCGACAGCATCATCTCCGAGCGCTTGTCCGGCCTGGACTATCAGGACTGGGACATTGACGGCCTGCTGACTGATCTTGGTGCCTTTATGCCCCAGCCCGCTGATTTCACCGCCGAACACATCTCCCGCCTGTCTTCGGAGGAGGTCGGCGAACACCTGAAAACCGCCGCTGAAGCCCTGTACGACCAAAAGGAACAGGAGATTACCGCCCCGGTCATGCGCCAGATTGAACGCCATTTGATGCTCCGCGTCATGGACACACTATGGATTGAGCATCTGACCTTCGTCGAGCACCTGCGCCTGGAAGCAGGCTGGCAGACACTGCGGCAGGTCAAAGCCGTTGATGCCTACAAGAACGAGGGCTTCCGCGCCTTCCAGGAGCTCCTCGATGGCATCAAGCATGATGTTGTCCACGCCGTTTTCAAGGTTCAGGTGGTCAAACAATCACCCGGCGCCGCCGCACCACAGCGAATTCAGGCCCGGCAAGCGCCGCTGGCAGTTGCCGCCGCTCCCGTACCTGTTGCTGCCAAAGCCGCTTCTTCACCAATGCAGGCAGTGGCCGCTCCTGCAAATGTCAGCCACGCCGCCAAGGACGCGGAGGGTCATAAAGTCGGCCGCAACGATCCCTGTCCCTGCGGCTCGGGTAAAAAACACAAGAAATGTTGCGGGACCTAA
- a CDS encoding oxidoreductase shortchain dehydrogenase/reductase family, translated as MKLQNKVAVVTGAGSGMGKAISLLFAKEGAKVVVSDFNLDTANQVVAEITAAGGIAKAVTANVTKEQDIQNMIDTAINSYGTLDILVNNAGIMDNFVPAGDVTDELWEKVFAVNSTGPMRATRKALKIFVEKGSGIIVNIASAGGLLGSRAGAAYTASKHSVIGLTKNVGFQYAKLGIRCNAIAPGAVNTNIGTTIYDPNKFGMERAMAGISLNPRVGEPEEIAKVALFLASDDASMINATVITADAGWTAY; from the coding sequence ATGAAACTACAAAACAAAGTCGCGGTAGTAACCGGAGCCGGTTCAGGAATGGGTAAAGCGATCTCACTGCTTTTTGCCAAAGAAGGGGCTAAAGTCGTCGTTTCGGACTTCAATCTTGACACTGCAAATCAAGTTGTCGCCGAGATTACTGCAGCTGGCGGAATAGCCAAAGCCGTCACAGCTAACGTTACAAAAGAACAAGATATCCAAAATATGATTGATACAGCCATTAACAGCTACGGCACTCTGGATATTCTAGTCAACAATGCTGGAATCATGGACAATTTTGTTCCGGCCGGGGATGTCACTGATGAGCTTTGGGAAAAAGTATTTGCTGTTAATTCTACAGGGCCAATGCGTGCCACACGAAAAGCCCTTAAAATATTTGTCGAAAAAGGTTCTGGTATTATCGTTAATATTGCCTCAGCAGGCGGCCTGTTAGGTTCCAGGGCCGGAGCAGCCTACACCGCTTCAAAACATTCTGTTATCGGATTAACCAAGAACGTAGGCTTCCAGTACGCTAAATTGGGTATCCGCTGCAACGCTATAGCGCCCGGAGCGGTTAACACCAATATCGGAACTACCATATATGATCCCAATAAGTTCGGAATGGAAAGAGCTATGGCAGGAATAAGTTTAAATCCACGGGTAGGGGAACCTGAAGAAATTGCCAAAGTAGCCCTTTTTCTGGCCAGCGATGATGCCAGTATGATAAATGCTACTGTTATAACAGCCGACGCGGGATGGACAGCATACTAA
- a CDS encoding prephenate and/or arogenate dehydrogenase encodes MKIVIIGGYGKMGAWFARLLKNEGHQVTIVGRDKDKLAAASVELGVSSSDNTGKAGEADVVVISVPVDSFEAVCHNLAPHLNSGQTVFDLTSVKVKPVDIMHRYFTGIKVLGSHPVFGPGAESLKGQNFILTPTDDIEKATAFKVSDWLSTRGARVRTTTPEEHDRLMSISLGLAHFIAIVTADALVSLDRLDEMNGAGGITYKALLTLVESVLSEDPALYASLQLNLPSLPETESLFSDKARDWATLVREGRRDEFVNRMSNLKAKLEASNPDFGASYQKLYHLANHR; translated from the coding sequence ATGAAGATTGTAATTATCGGTGGTTACGGCAAAATGGGGGCTTGGTTCGCCCGTTTGCTAAAGAACGAAGGGCACCAGGTCACTATCGTCGGCCGCGACAAGGACAAACTGGCCGCCGCTTCGGTCGAACTAGGAGTCTCATCATCCGACAATACCGGCAAGGCCGGGGAAGCCGACGTGGTTGTTATCTCCGTTCCGGTAGACAGTTTCGAGGCTGTCTGCCATAACCTCGCTCCCCACCTCAATTCGGGGCAAACAGTATTCGATCTCACTTCAGTGAAAGTGAAACCGGTCGACATCATGCACCGGTATTTTACCGGTATCAAAGTCCTCGGCAGCCACCCTGTTTTCGGCCCCGGCGCCGAGAGCCTAAAAGGTCAGAACTTCATTCTCACCCCTACCGATGATATTGAGAAGGCAACGGCCTTCAAGGTATCAGACTGGCTGTCCACCCGCGGCGCCCGCGTCCGCACCACTACGCCGGAAGAACATGACCGCCTGATGTCCATTTCGCTCGGACTGGCCCATTTTATCGCCATCGTCACCGCGGATGCACTGGTCAGCCTTGACCGGTTAGATGAAATGAATGGCGCTGGCGGCATCACCTACAAAGCCCTGCTCACACTGGTTGAAAGCGTCCTATCTGAGGATCCTGCCCTTTATGCATCCCTTCAACTTAATTTGCCGTCACTGCCGGAAACAGAGAGTCTTTTCAGTGACAAGGCCCGTGATTGGGCAACATTAGTGCGGGAAGGCCGCCGCGATGAATTTGTTAACCGGATGAGTAATCTCAAGGCCAAACTTGAGGCCTCTAACCCGGATTTTGGGGCTTCATATCAGAAACTGTACCACCTGGCTAACCACCGCTGA
- a CDS encoding chorismate mutase I/prephenate dehydratase, with product MSLDELRRRVDKLDDNIVKLLAERLSIAEAIGHEKAAGEVPPQDVGREKMVIEHVVGVAAASGMTRDEISELYNSIIKLSRQRQTRSVAFQGETGAYSEEAAYQYFGARAVVKPCESLEDVFKTVESGNVQFGIIPMENSIEGSIPRSYDLMLDSALMVSGELNLKVNHCLIAHPGVALDNIRRVYSHPQALGQCSHFLRQLNFELLPTYDTAGSVKLIKEQGIMDGAAIASERAASIYGMKILARDIQDNPNNYTRFFALGRRDAPPSGDDKTSVVFAVKHRPGALYEFLRVMAEHQINLTKIESRPTRKKAWEYNFYLDFEGHRENENFRAAIPALEEHVLFIKILGSYPRVR from the coding sequence ATGAGTTTGGATGAACTGCGCCGCCGTGTTGATAAACTGGACGATAATATCGTCAAACTCCTAGCTGAGCGTCTGTCAATCGCCGAGGCTATCGGTCACGAGAAAGCCGCCGGTGAAGTGCCGCCGCAAGATGTCGGGCGTGAAAAAATGGTCATTGAACACGTAGTCGGTGTCGCCGCCGCCAGCGGAATGACCAGAGATGAGATCAGTGAACTCTATAACTCCATTATCAAGCTGTCACGCCAGCGTCAGACCAGGAGCGTCGCCTTTCAAGGTGAAACCGGTGCCTATTCTGAAGAAGCTGCCTACCAGTACTTTGGTGCCCGTGCCGTAGTCAAACCCTGTGAATCGCTCGAAGATGTCTTTAAAACCGTCGAGAGCGGAAACGTCCAGTTCGGCATCATCCCCATGGAAAACTCCATTGAAGGCAGCATTCCTCGTTCCTATGACCTCATGCTGGATTCGGCGCTTATGGTATCAGGTGAGCTCAATTTAAAGGTCAATCACTGTCTCATCGCCCACCCTGGCGTCGCACTGGACAATATCAGGCGCGTCTATTCTCACCCTCAGGCGCTGGGCCAGTGCAGCCATTTTTTGCGTCAGCTCAATTTTGAACTTCTCCCTACTTACGATACTGCCGGCAGTGTGAAACTCATTAAAGAGCAGGGCATCATGGACGGCGCAGCTATCGCCTCTGAACGCGCCGCCAGCATTTACGGCATGAAAATACTTGCCCGCGACATCCAGGACAATCCCAATAATTACACCCGTTTCTTCGCCTTGGGTCGGCGCGATGCGCCGCCATCCGGTGATGACAAAACATCGGTAGTATTCGCCGTGAAACACCGTCCCGGGGCACTCTACGAGTTTCTGCGGGTCATGGCTGAACACCAGATCAATCTTACCAAGATCGAAAGCCGTCCGACGCGTAAAAAAGCTTGGGAGTATAATTTCTACCTCGACTTTGAAGGTCATCGGGAAAATGAAAATTTTCGGGCCGCCATACCGGCGCTGGAAGAACACGTATTATTCATCAAGATTTTAGGCTCCTACCCAAGAGTGCGGTAA
- a CDS encoding chorismate synthase, giving the protein MNNSLGEIFRITSFGESHGDCVGIVIDGCPAGLPLLVEDIQREADKRKSGHNRPLATARKEDDRVEIFSGVFNNHTTGAPICMAIWNRNIDSSEYERVKHLIRPGHADFTAFEKYGSFHDWRGSGRFSGRITAGFVMAGAVAKKLLSTIGIEIVAHTIEIAGVKATPPQKIGEIRSEMVKNEVSCADAATAIKMIDAIKEAGRDSDSVGGIIEARVEGLPVGLGEPVFDTLEGCLAKAYFAIPAVKGVEFGAGFNVSRLKGSEDNDAYTVISGQIRTTSNNAGGILGGISNGMPLVARLAVKPTPSIAKLQRSVDLATNEPSMVAVGGRHDTCIVPRAVAVAEAMTAVVLVDFALRAGKIGRVIK; this is encoded by the coding sequence GTGAATAATTCCCTCGGTGAGATATTCCGCATTACCAGTTTCGGAGAGAGCCACGGCGACTGCGTCGGCATCGTTATTGACGGCTGCCCGGCCGGGCTTCCATTACTCGTCGAAGACATCCAGCGGGAGGCCGACAAACGGAAAAGTGGCCATAACCGACCGCTGGCTACCGCCCGGAAAGAAGACGATCGTGTTGAAATCTTCTCCGGGGTCTTTAACAACCATACCACCGGCGCACCGATATGTATGGCAATCTGGAATCGCAATATTGATTCTTCGGAATATGAGCGTGTCAAACATCTCATAAGACCCGGCCATGCCGACTTCACCGCTTTTGAAAAGTACGGCAGTTTCCACGACTGGCGTGGTTCAGGGAGGTTTTCCGGCCGCATTACCGCCGGTTTTGTCATGGCCGGAGCGGTCGCAAAAAAGTTACTGTCAACCATCGGCATTGAGATTGTGGCGCATACTATCGAGATTGCGGGAGTTAAGGCTACCCCGCCGCAAAAAATCGGCGAAATTCGCTCCGAGATGGTAAAAAATGAGGTTTCTTGTGCCGATGCCGCAACGGCCATTAAAATGATAGATGCTATAAAAGAAGCCGGCCGCGATAGCGATTCTGTCGGCGGCATTATTGAGGCTAGAGTTGAAGGTCTACCCGTTGGACTGGGGGAACCTGTTTTTGACACTCTTGAAGGCTGCCTCGCCAAAGCCTATTTCGCCATACCGGCAGTCAAGGGGGTTGAGTTCGGCGCCGGTTTCAATGTATCCCGGCTGAAAGGCTCTGAAGACAACGATGCTTACACAGTGATCAGCGGTCAAATTCGAACGACCAGCAACAATGCTGGCGGTATTCTCGGCGGCATCAGTAACGGCATGCCACTGGTGGCCCGGCTTGCGGTAAAGCCGACCCCGTCAATCGCTAAACTTCAGCGCAGCGTAGACTTGGCGACAAATGAGCCATCAATGGTCGCCGTCGGCGGCCGTCATGATACCTGCATCGTCCCGCGTGCCGTCGCCGTGGCTGAAGCGATGACCGCGGTAGTACTAGTTGATTTCGCCTTGCGCGCTGGCAAGATCGGCAGGGTGATAAAATGA